In Methanobacterium sp., one DNA window encodes the following:
- a CDS encoding class I SAM-dependent methyltransferase has product MTGKYGHKHHGKSSQDILDANKILMAIGLVEGDNFIDAGCGDGFISIAASKIVKNQGKVYSLDVYEPSLDILRKKIKQNEMENIEVIQADMAIAIPLNDEIANKCVMANVLHGFANEGTLNPVLSEIKRILQPGATFAVVEFNKVEGPPGPPYNVRLSPEDVEMILEEHKFSIGGTQEIGKYHYLVESFKK; this is encoded by the coding sequence ATTACAGGAAAATATGGTCATAAACATCATGGAAAATCTTCCCAAGATATATTGGATGCCAATAAGATTTTAATGGCGATAGGATTAGTTGAAGGTGATAACTTCATTGATGCTGGTTGTGGTGATGGATTTATTTCCATAGCAGCATCAAAAATTGTCAAAAACCAAGGAAAGGTTTATTCACTGGATGTTTATGAACCAAGTCTGGATATTCTCAGAAAAAAGATCAAGCAAAATGAGATGGAAAATATTGAAGTTATACAGGCAGATATGGCTATTGCCATCCCTTTAAATGATGAAATTGCTAATAAGTGTGTTATGGCCAATGTTCTTCACGGATTTGCCAATGAAGGTACATTAAATCCGGTTTTATCTGAGATTAAAAGAATTCTTCAACCAGGAGCTACGTTTGCGGTTGTTGAATTCAACAAGGTTGAAGGACCGCCAGGACCGCCATATAATGTTCGTTTGAGCCCTGAAGATGTAGAAATGATCTTAGAAGAACACAAATTCAGTATTGGTGGCACTCAAGAAATTGGCAAATATCACTATCTGGTGGAGTCATTTAAAAAATAA